The genomic segment CTAAAGGGAGTAAAGGAACTGTTGTCAAAGCACTTGAAGATACAGAAGATAGGTGGGTTGTACGCGTTGAATGGCTTTTTCCCAAACGTATATTTTTCATGGATGTAATGTTCGGAGATGTGTCTCTTAACTTATTTAAGAGAGTTAGACCTGTTAGGGATGATTTTTGTAAATCCGAATATGAGAAACTTTTAACTATAACTTAAAGCAAATTGAGTTTAGTTTAAAACTTCGGTTCGATGAAGGAGACATTAACCATGTCTCCTTTTTTTAATTCCAAAAACTGCTTTTAATTTTGGTTTAAATTCCATATATTCAGCCTGATTTTCATGATTTGAAAACGCATGAAAATAATAAATATTGACAATAACAGCATCGCCGAAGAGGTTGGGTTGCAAGTTGGCGACAGCGTCGTTAAAATAAACGGCAATCCCGTTCGAGACATTCTTGACTACCGGTTTTTAATCGCCGAAGAAGAGGTCGAATTGGAAGTACTTCGTGCCGGGCAAAAAATGTTTTATGAAATCGAAAAAGATTATGACGACCCGTTAGGCTTAGGTTTCGAAGAAATCCAAATTCGGCATTGCGGCAACGACTGCCCATTTTGTTTTGTTGACCAAAACCCGGCCGGGATGCGCCAGTCAATGTACTTTCGCGACGAAGATTTCCGGTTGTCGTTTTTATCGGGGCACTATGTGACCCTAACCAATCTGTCAAAAAAAGATATGGACCGCATCGTTTGGCAGCGTCTCACTCCAATCTTCGTTTCGGTTCATGCAACCGAACCTGAAATACGAAAATTTCTTTTCGGAATTGAGCACGACGATCGCCTTTTCGAAAAGCTGGAATTTTTAACGGGCAATGACATCGAAATTCATACCCAAATAGTACTCTGTCCTGAAATCAACGATGGCCCGGTTTTAAAGAAAACAATTTGGGATTTGGCGCGATTTTTACCAAATCTCAGATCCGTTTCGATTGTTCCGGTCGGTTTAACAAAACATCGAAGGGGTTTAAAAAAACTGACGCCGGTCACAAAAGATTATGCGGTGGAACATCTTGAAATTGCTGACAACTACGCCGCTGATTTTCTCAAAAGAACAGGAGAACATTTTGTTTATATCGCCGACGAGTTTTATATTATGGCAGGCAAAACCCTTCCTCCTGCTGAACGGTACGACGGGTTTTATCAAAAAGAAAATGGCGTGGGCATGGTGCGTTACTTACTCGACGAATTTGAGAAGCAAAAAGCCGGTTTCCCCGCAAAATTGCAAAAACCTTTTAAAGCAACGTTCGTAACGGCCACATTGGCCGGTGGATTTATGAAGCAGACGATCCTCCCTGCTTTGGAGAAGGTGAAAAATTTTCGAACTCAACTCGAAGTTGTTGAAAATCAGTTTTACGGCTCAAGTATTCGCATTACCGGTCTCTTAACGGCTCAAGACATTTTTCGTCAGCTTTCGAAGCGGGACCTGGGAGATAAAGTCTATCTTCCGGCGAATTGTTTAAAAGACAACTCGATTTTTCTCGATGATTGGACGGTTGATAAATTAAGCTCAAAATTAAATTGTCCGGTCGAGCCGCTGGATGATTTTTCAAGCATTTTTGAAAATGGAAATTAATTTGAAATGCTGCGACCTGTAGTGGCCATAATCGGTAGACCTAACGTTGGCAAGTCTACTTTATTTAATCGGATTGTTGGCAGCAGAGATGCCATCGTCGATGGTCAACCCGGAGTAACCCGCGACCTCAAATATGCTGAAACTGATTGGGCAGGAAAAGATTTTACCCTGATGGACACGGGCGGCTATTTGCCGGGCAGCGAGGATAAAATTGAAAGAGCAGTATTCGAGCAGGTGCAGGACGCAATTCACCAGGCCGATCTGGTGGTGTTTTTACTCGACGCCCAAACAGGCCCGACCGGTTTAGATGAAGAAATCGCTCAACTTTTAAAAAAGAGCGGTCGGGAAGTTTTAGTCACAATTAATAAAGTAGATAAAGAATCTGATGAGGTAAATTGTGCCGAGTTTTACCGCTTAGGCTTAGGGCAGCCTGTTTCCGTTTCAGCGATGCACAGCCGAAAAGTTGGAGACTTCCTGGATGCTGTTATTTCTTGTCCATCGATTTCTAAACCCTCGGCGCCGCCAAAAGACAAACCCCTGATCTCACTGGCAGTGGTGGGGCGTCCTAATGTGGGTAAATCGTCTTTTATCAATGCGCTGTTTGGAGAGGAAAAACTAATCGTCACGGACGTCCCCGGGACCACTCGAGATTCGATTGATACAGTATTTAAATACCATGGTCAGGAATTTTTGCTTATCGATACTGCCGGGCTTAGAAAAAAGGCAAAAGTCAGAGATTCGCTGGAATATTACAGCACGGTTCGAAGTCTGCGGAGTATCCAACGCTGTGATGTGGCCATCGTGATTCTTGATGCTACCGCAGGCATGGAATTACAAGACATGAGAATTTTGCAAGAGGCGATCAATTTAAACAAGGGAATAATTTTGGCCGTCAAT from the candidate division KSB1 bacterium genome contains:
- the der gene encoding ribosome biogenesis GTPase Der, yielding MLRPVVAIIGRPNVGKSTLFNRIVGSRDAIVDGQPGVTRDLKYAETDWAGKDFTLMDTGGYLPGSEDKIERAVFEQVQDAIHQADLVVFLLDAQTGPTGLDEEIAQLLKKSGREVLVTINKVDKESDEVNCAEFYRLGLGQPVSVSAMHSRKVGDFLDAVISCPSISKPSAPPKDKPLISLAVVGRPNVGKSSFINALFGEEKLIVTDVPGTTRDSIDTVFKYHGQEFLLIDTAGLRKKAKVRDSLEYYSTVRSLRSIQRCDVAIVILDATAGMELQDMRILQEAINLNKGIILAVNKWDLIKKETNTAKEYEDEIKDSLKNANFLPILFISALTKQRIFKVIDIAKSVNEERGKTIKTAVLNKFLIEVTKRYAPPSMNQREVKIKYCTQVKSRPPVFSFFVNEPKAIKANYRSYLENQLRQKFGFFGVPLSLVFRKK
- a CDS encoding DUF512 domain-containing protein; protein product: MKIINIDNNSIAEEVGLQVGDSVVKINGNPVRDILDYRFLIAEEEVELEVLRAGQKMFYEIEKDYDDPLGLGFEEIQIRHCGNDCPFCFVDQNPAGMRQSMYFRDEDFRLSFLSGHYVTLTNLSKKDMDRIVWQRLTPIFVSVHATEPEIRKFLFGIEHDDRLFEKLEFLTGNDIEIHTQIVLCPEINDGPVLKKTIWDLARFLPNLRSVSIVPVGLTKHRRGLKKLTPVTKDYAVEHLEIADNYAADFLKRTGEHFVYIADEFYIMAGKTLPPAERYDGFYQKENGVGMVRYLLDEFEKQKAGFPAKLQKPFKATFVTATLAGGFMKQTILPALEKVKNFRTQLEVVENQFYGSSIRITGLLTAQDIFRQLSKRDLGDKVYLPANCLKDNSIFLDDWTVDKLSSKLNCPVEPLDDFSSIFENGN